The genomic interval ATGGCGTCCACTATTCTGGGGCAGGTGCTTGTGAAATATTGGTTGCAAAGCAAACGAAAGAAGGAAGTAGAAGAGTTTTTGGATTTAAGTCGATGCCTGAGCATGTAAATAGTCTCGATAAAGCAATCAAACGAAAATTTGCATTAGATATAATGGATGAAGAATCTAAGCAATCTTTAAAAAAGTACCTTGTTGATTTTAACAGTGAATATTGGGAGAAATCACCTGAGAAATTGAAAAATAGCCTATAAGAGGAAAGGTGAATGAATTGAAAAAATATGGAATTGATCCAAGCAAAGGCTTGGAGTTTGGAATATATACATTAGGTGATCATTTGCCAAACCCGTTAACAGGAGAGAGGGTCTCTGCTGAAGAACGTATACATGAAATCATCGAATATGCGAAATTAGCAGATCAAGCGGGTCTTGATTTCTTTAGTGTTGGGGAAAGTCATCAAGAATATTTTGTCACACAAGCACATTCTGTAGTATTATCAGCGATTGCACAAGCTACCAAAAATATTAAAATCGCTAGCTCCTCCACAATTATTAGTACCTCTGATCCCGTTCGTGTCTATGAGGATTTTGCGACAATTGATTTAATTTCTAAAGGTCGTGCAGAAATCATTGCTGGTCGTGCTTCAAGAATTGGATTATTTGAATTATTAGGCTATAATCTTCATGATTATGAGGAATTATTTGAAGAAAAATTTGACTTATTAATGAAAATTAATGCAGAGGAAATAGTGAATTGGAGCGGAGAATTTCGTGCACCATTAAGAAATGCACAAGTCTTACCACGACCTAAAAACAGTTTTATTCCGATTTGGCGAGCAGTTGGAGGAACACCAGCTAGTGCAATTAGAGCAGGTATTGCAGGTGCACCAATGTTTATGGCTCACTTAGGTGGTCCAGCATCTGTATTTAAACGTACAGTAGATGCATATCGTGAAGCAGCACGTAATAGTGGCTTTGATCCAGCGGAATTACCAGTAGCAACGGCAGGCTTTTTCTATGCAGCAGAATCCTCTCAACAAGCATTGAAGGATATGTATCCGCATATTAATGAAGGCATGAAAAAAACAAACGGTGCTGGATTTCCAAAACAGCATTTCGCACAAGGGGTAGATCCGCATAATATTATGAATATCGGAAGCCCACAGCAAATTATTGAAAAAATTCTTTATCAACACGAAATGTTTGGTCATCAACGTTATATCGCTCAAATTGACTTTGGTGGTATGCCATTTGAAAAAATTATGAAAAATGTGGAGATTATTGGTTCTGAAATCTTGCCGGCTATTAGAAAATATACAAAAAAATCGGAGGCATAAGAAATGAAGATTGTTGGATTATCCGGTTCGAAAGTAGGATCGAAAACAAGAACAGCAATGGATTACACGATGAAAGCGATCAAGGATAATTATCCTGAAGTGGAGATAACGTTACTCGACTTAGCGGATTATGATATTCCATTTAGTGATGGTAGAAACTATTTAGAATATGAAGGGGACGCAGGTTATGTTACCAAAACAATAATGGAAGCTGATGCCATTATTATTGGAACACCGGTTTTCCAAGCATCCATTCCTGCTACGTTAAAAAACATTTTTGATTTATTGCCTCAAAATGCGTTTCGCGATAAAGTTGTTAGTATGTTAGTTACAGCAGGTTCGTCGAAGCATTATTTAATTGTTGAACAGCAATTAAAGCCAATTTTGGCATATATGAAAGCACAAATTGTGCAAACCTATGTATTTATCGAGGAAAAAGATTTCTATCGTAAAGAAATCACCGATGATGATGTTCTTTTCCGTATTGAGCGATTAGTGGAAGATACAATCGTATTAACAGAAACCTATACGGAAATAAGAGAAAAAAAAGAAGCAAAATACGATTTTTAATAAAAAGTTGCAGATTTATCTAGAATGTTTTTATACATTTTAGTCTAATTAGTATTTTAAAAGGAAGAGTAAGAATGAAGGTACTAGAAGGAATTGTCAACATTCAGCGGGATATAGGTTCAGATGTATTAGTAATAAATGATATGCCTTTATCAAAATATTTCATAGATTATAACGGGGAAAGAATTTCTCTTTCTATTTTTTGTGAAAATGAAAGAACTTATACGTATGAAGGAACAGCTGATATTTTTTATTTTGAAGGAAAACAGCATTACTATAGAGGTACAAAATATGTAGATGACTTCTTTGTTGATGATAGGGATATCCGAGAACTATTAGAACAACATGAAAAGGAATCTGTAAAAATTACTCTTTCAAAAATGGACAATTAAGGAAAAGTCCGCACTTTCAAGCAGAATAGTGCGGGCTTTTTTATAGTAGATAAGAAAAAATAATTATTAACAAAGAAATGAGGAGTTAAAAATTTTCTTTCCTATTCCTTTTCTAGACATTTTTTGTTCATCTGTTTCAAATGTATGATATCATCAACGTAAGTAATAACTAGTTGCGTCATTTGGAGGAACATATGAAACGTACCTTTTTTTATACTATTTTAATTATCTCCTTTCTGATAGCGGTTGCATATTCTCTGTATTGCTATAGACAGGCTCAAATTTATGATGAGAAAATGCTAGAAGTTATATCCGAGGATTCTCCTTTACCAAAATATCATTTTGCATTAATTGGAGAGGAAATGGATCATGATTACTGGCGCTTAGTAGGAGCAGGGGCGAAAAAAGCTGCATTAGATAATGATGTTTTTGTAGAATATGAAGGACCGAAACGATCGAATCCAGAAGAACAATTGAAACTTCTGGACATGGCGATACAAGCTAAAGTGGATGGCATTATTGTGCAAGCGCTTAACGATACATTCACTCCACTGATTAATAAGGCTGTTCAGGAAGGGATACCTGTTATTACAATAGATACAGATGCTCCAGAAAGTTTACGTAATGCTTATATAGGAACAGATAATTATTTAGCTGGTCAATTAGCAGGGCAGACATTAGTAAAGGATACTGGCGGAAAAGCTAAAGTTGGGATTATTACAGGTGGAATTGATAATGCCTATAATCAGCATCAATTAAGGGTACAAGGCTTTAAAGATGCAATCGCTAAGGTAAAAGGAATTAAGATTATTGCGATAGATGAATCGAATCTAACAAGAGTACAAGCAGAAGAAAAAGCCTATAAGATGTTGAAAGAGCATGAAGATATTACCGCGTTTTATGGAACAAGCTCACTAGATGGAATCGGAATAGTAGCAGCTGCAAAATCATTAAAGAAACAGGATGACTTGTATGTTATTTCGTTTGATGCATTAGATGAGAATATCGATTTATTAAATGAAGGAAATATAAATGCTATTATCGCCCAGCAGCCTTTTGAAATGGGAGAAAAAAGCATTGAATTAATATTAAATCTTATAAAACAGAAGTCTGTTCCGATGGTGAATCATACGAATGCATCAATCGTCCATCGTAAAGATTTAGAAGCGGTAGTAGAGAAAAAGGTGAAAGCTTATGATTAGAATTCGTACGAAGCTACTGATTTATTTTGGTGTGATTTTACTTTTACTTTTACTATTATTTTGGATACGAGAACATAGTAATCAACAAGTAAAAGATTTATATGATGAGAATATGGAATATTTTTTCTTATTAAATGAAATGACGAAAGAAACAAATCAGACCTATCAATCTCTGCAAATTTATGTGCATGAGCCCTTAAAGGAAAATTTAACATTGTACATGGTAGACAAAAATAAGTTCAATCAGTTACAGCAACAGTTTATTGCGATGGAGAAACAAGGAATTCCTAAGAAAAATCTCGTTAATATGATGGATAATTTTCGAGAGCAAACGGAAAAAACAGTCGAAGGGATAGAAAATCAAGATATCCAACAATATTCTAGCTCTTTAAAGGAAGTAGAAAAAATATCAAGCTATATTCATGAGAAAGCACTTGATTTAATTGATGAAAAGCTTACAGAATATCAGGAAGTTTCTTTTCTCTTGGACAAAAAAATTAACCATACCAAAAATATGGGTACTACGATTCTTTTTTCTATTATCCTATTAAGTATTTTATTTGCACTATGGTTTTCTAATGGAATTACCAGAACCATTGGGCGTTTGACAAAGGAAGCAGAGGAAATTTCAGCAGGGAAATATGATGGAGAAGATATTGTCGTTTCCCAAAAGGATGAGCTTTGGTTTTTAACGAAAACATTTAATGAGATGAAAAAAAATATATTAGAGTCGGTCAGTCAAATAGAGGAGAAAGCTAGATTAGCTCATTTACTTAAGGAGATGGAGCTAAAGAGTCTACAAAATCAAATTAATCCCCATTTCCTTTTTAATACGCTGAATACTATTTCAAAAACCGCTTATATTGAAGGGGCAGATCGAACATGTGAATTAATCTCATCTGTTTCAACTTTGCTTCGTTATAATATTGGCAGTCTTGATCGGCAAACTATTTTGAAGGATGAAGTCGTAATCGTAAAGGAATACTTTTTTATCCAAAAAACACGTTTTGGCGGAAGAGTGGAATTTATTGAAGAAATCGATCCAGCTTGTTTATCGATACCGATTCCATGCCTTACCTTGCAGCCAATTATAGAAAATGCCTTTATTCATGGTATTGAGAGTATGGCGAAGGGGGCTACTATTACCTTAACAATCTATGAAAAAAATGAAAAAGTATGGATTGAAGTGAAGGACAATGGTGTAGGAATGGATCAGGAGACAATTGACCGATTAATGGACTTGAGGGAGGATACAGAAAGCACCGTAACGAAAAAGGGATCTGGTCATTCTACTGGAATTGGCATGAGTAATGTTATTAAGCGGATTAAATTATTCGATAAAGAAAGTCAGGTAATGGTACACTCAACCCTTGGAGAAGGAACAAGTGTGATTATTAGTTTAAATAAATATGGAAAGGGGGCTTATTCGTGATCAAAATAATGCTTGTAGACGATGAACCGATTGAAAGAGAAGGGCTGAAACTCATGCTTAGCCGAAATCGTTCTAATTTTGAAGTAATTGCAGAGGCGGAAAATGGGAAAGAAGCAGTGGAGCTTGCTATTATCCATAAACCGGATTTAGTATTTATGGATATAAAGATGCCTGAATTTGATGGGATTGAAGCGATTAGACGAATACATGCCTCTGATTCCACTATTAAATATATAATGGTTTCTGCTTTTGATACATTTGATTATGCACGGGAAGCAATGAAATTTGGCATAAAAGAATATTTACTAAAGCCAAGTAGTGTTTCCGAAGTATTAGAGGCTTTTGATGGAATGGTAGAAGAGATTAAACAGGATAAACAAGAGATAATGAAGAAGCAGGAGATTCATCATCGGCTTGAGAGAGTCAGTTCGGTTATTGAAATGGAGTTTATCGTATCTTTTATTATGGACTATGTATATGAATTTAACCAAGAAGAATGGGATGAATGGCTGGACCTTGAAAAGAAGAATGGCTTTGTTGCCGTCTTCTCCTTTGAATCTGAGAATCAGCACCCTAGTAGAGACGAGAAAAGTCAATGGTATCGAATTTTAAAGCAAGCTTTACAGGAACAAAAACTGCAATGTCTTGTTGGTCCGTTAACTGGTTTTCAAGTGCCTATATTAGTTTTAATCAATGAAAAGGAACAGCAAGATAAGGAAATAAGAGATAATTTTTCGCGAAGGATAATTCATGAGGTGCAAAATCATCTTGAACAATGCCATATATATGCAGGTATTGGAACCCTTGTTTCAAGTATTCAGCAATTTTCTGATTCCTATAAAGAGGCAATTTATGCATTAGAGCTTGTTCATAGCCATCCAAGTGCAACGTATATGGCATACAATGATCGAGTGAAGAAAAAACGAAAAGAGCTAATTCCTTTTGAGGTGGAGAAAGAACTGCTCGATGCAGTGAAGAAAGGGGATAGCCAAAAAGGGCTGCAAATGTTTGAAACTTATTTTCAATCCATTCAGCAAGCCGCTGATTTTCAACTAAGAATGATACACAGAGC from Niallia sp. FSL W8-0635 carries:
- a CDS encoding NADPH-dependent FMN reductase, giving the protein MKIVGLSGSKVGSKTRTAMDYTMKAIKDNYPEVEITLLDLADYDIPFSDGRNYLEYEGDAGYVTKTIMEADAIIIGTPVFQASIPATLKNIFDLLPQNAFRDKVVSMLVTAGSSKHYLIVEQQLKPILAYMKAQIVQTYVFIEEKDFYRKEITDDDVLFRIERLVEDTIVLTETYTEIREKKEAKYDF
- a CDS encoding LLM class flavin-dependent oxidoreductase — its product is MKKYGIDPSKGLEFGIYTLGDHLPNPLTGERVSAEERIHEIIEYAKLADQAGLDFFSVGESHQEYFVTQAHSVVLSAIAQATKNIKIASSSTIISTSDPVRVYEDFATIDLISKGRAEIIAGRASRIGLFELLGYNLHDYEELFEEKFDLLMKINAEEIVNWSGEFRAPLRNAQVLPRPKNSFIPIWRAVGGTPASAIRAGIAGAPMFMAHLGGPASVFKRTVDAYREAARNSGFDPAELPVATAGFFYAAESSQQALKDMYPHINEGMKKTNGAGFPKQHFAQGVDPHNIMNIGSPQQIIEKILYQHEMFGHQRYIAQIDFGGMPFEKIMKNVEIIGSEILPAIRKYTKKSEA
- a CDS encoding sensor histidine kinase; this encodes MIRIRTKLLIYFGVILLLLLLLFWIREHSNQQVKDLYDENMEYFFLLNEMTKETNQTYQSLQIYVHEPLKENLTLYMVDKNKFNQLQQQFIAMEKQGIPKKNLVNMMDNFREQTEKTVEGIENQDIQQYSSSLKEVEKISSYIHEKALDLIDEKLTEYQEVSFLLDKKINHTKNMGTTILFSIILLSILFALWFSNGITRTIGRLTKEAEEISAGKYDGEDIVVSQKDELWFLTKTFNEMKKNILESVSQIEEKARLAHLLKEMELKSLQNQINPHFLFNTLNTISKTAYIEGADRTCELISSVSTLLRYNIGSLDRQTILKDEVVIVKEYFFIQKTRFGGRVEFIEEIDPACLSIPIPCLTLQPIIENAFIHGIESMAKGATITLTIYEKNEKVWIEVKDNGVGMDQETIDRLMDLREDTESTVTKKGSGHSTGIGMSNVIKRIKLFDKESQVMVHSTLGEGTSVIISLNKYGKGAYS
- a CDS encoding sugar-binding protein; this translates as MKRTFFYTILIISFLIAVAYSLYCYRQAQIYDEKMLEVISEDSPLPKYHFALIGEEMDHDYWRLVGAGAKKAALDNDVFVEYEGPKRSNPEEQLKLLDMAIQAKVDGIIVQALNDTFTPLINKAVQEGIPVITIDTDAPESLRNAYIGTDNYLAGQLAGQTLVKDTGGKAKVGIITGGIDNAYNQHQLRVQGFKDAIAKVKGIKIIAIDESNLTRVQAEEKAYKMLKEHEDITAFYGTSSLDGIGIVAAAKSLKKQDDLYVISFDALDENIDLLNEGNINAIIAQQPFEMGEKSIELILNLIKQKSVPMVNHTNASIVHRKDLEAVVEKKVKAYD
- a CDS encoding response regulator, translated to MIKIMLVDDEPIEREGLKLMLSRNRSNFEVIAEAENGKEAVELAIIHKPDLVFMDIKMPEFDGIEAIRRIHASDSTIKYIMVSAFDTFDYAREAMKFGIKEYLLKPSSVSEVLEAFDGMVEEIKQDKQEIMKKQEIHHRLERVSSVIEMEFIVSFIMDYVYEFNQEEWDEWLDLEKKNGFVAVFSFESENQHPSRDEKSQWYRILKQALQEQKLQCLVGPLTGFQVPILVLINEKEQQDKEIRDNFSRRIIHEVQNHLEQCHIYAGIGTLVSSIQQFSDSYKEAIYALELVHSHPSATYMAYNDRVKKKRKELIPFEVEKELLDAVKKGDSQKGLQMFETYFQSIQQAADFQLRMIHRAMENFFIVLTRSMKELGFEEEIETSLGQFDTPIQIKEAAKAHLLVIIKRLGEWRSNGIRALLLQAKDYMDKNFYKAISLEEVAEQIGISSYYLSKLFKERFQVTFIDYLTKTRLEKAKELLFNPNVPLKEIALNIGYKDPNYFSRVFKKETGMSPSEYRTKYQQ